A DNA window from Fragaria vesca subsp. vesca unplaced genomic scaffold, FraVesHawaii_1.0 scf0510938, whole genome shotgun sequence contains the following coding sequences:
- the LOC101306104 gene encoding 50S ribosomal protein L2, chloroplastic-like, protein MAIHLYKTSTPSTRNGAVDSQVKSNPRNNLIYGQHRCSKGRNARGIITAGHRGGGHKRLYRKIDFRRNEKDIYGRIVTIEYDPNRNAYICLIHYGDGEKRYILHPRGAIIGDTIVSGTEVPIKMGNALPLSAV, encoded by the coding sequence ATGGCGATACATTTATACAAAACTTCTACCCCGAGCACACGCAATGGAGCCGTAGACAGTCAAGTGAAATCCAATCCACGAAATAATTTGATCTATGGACAGCATCGTTGTAGTAAAGGTCGTAATGCCAGAGGAATCATTACCGCAGGGCATAGAGGGGGAGGTCATAAGCGTCTATACCGTAAAATCGATTTTCGACGGAATGAAAAAGACATATATGGTAGAATCGTAACTATAGAATACGACCCTAATCGAAATGCATACATTTGTCTCATACACTATGGGGATGGTGAGAAAAGATATATTTTACATCCCAGAGGGGCTATAATTGGAGATACCATTGTTTCGGGTACAGAAGTTCCTATAAAAATGGGAAATGCCCTACCTTTGAGTGCGGTTTGA